From a region of the Lactuca sativa cultivar Salinas chromosome 4, Lsat_Salinas_v11, whole genome shotgun sequence genome:
- the LOC111886173 gene encoding U-box domain-containing protein 36 yields the protein MAENDIEYLGSGVPAPPPINIINFENYRTNNDGGWSGGSHNEIEIVEEDEEEEEEDVGGGRFGGFRVMPSITEEYDSSNPSDLFSYDINRNMNDVVYVVTWRGTEEMSSASMDALLWTLGNNLNDESTIVYLVYVFPEIRFLPTPLGRLPISQANPDQKENFLNQERRKRSEYLQKFLSLCSSSKVQVETVLIESDMEAKAILDLIPILNIRKLVLGATKSTLRKLKSSSKKGGGGTIDQILHNAPEFCDVKIICEGKEVSLQDQLSTEPSSPSSSTAPSPRGDTTVSTLKPVPVGQGYTIGFVSCSCFKL from the exons ATGGCGGAGAACGACATCGAATACTTAGGCTCCGGCGTCCCGGCGCCACCTCCGATCAACATAATCAACTTTGAAAACTATAGAACCAACAACGACGGCGGCTGGAGTGGCGGCAGTCATAACGAGATAGAGATAGTGGAAGAAgacgaggaggaggaggaggaggatgttGGTGGTGGTCGATTTGGAGGATTCAGAGTAATGCCGTCGATTACAGAAGAATACGACAGTAGCAACCCGAGTGATTTGTTTTCTTATGATATCAATCGGAATATGAACGACGTCGTATATGTGGTGACTTGGAGAGGGACTGAGGAAATGTCGTCGGCAAGCATGGATGCGCTGCTTTGGACTCTCGGCAACAATCTTAATGACGAGTCCACCATTGTCTATCTGGTCTACGTCTTCCCTGAGATCCGCTTCCTTCCTACTCCTC TGGGAAGGTTACCAATAAGTCAGGCAAACCCAGACCAGAAGGAAAACTTCCTAAATCAAGAAAGAAGGAAGAGAAGTGAATACCTCCAAAAGTTTCTTTCTTTATGCTCTTCTTCAAAGGTCCAAGTTGAAACTGTGCTTATCGAGAGTGACATGGAGGCAAAAGCCATACTTGACCTCATTCCAATTCTAAACATAAGAAAGCTCGTGTTGGGTGCCACCAAATCTACCCTAAG GAAACTCAAGAGTAGCAGCAAGAAAGGAGGTGGAGGTACTATTGATCAAATACTACATAATGCCCCGGAGTTTTGTGATGTTAAAATCATATGTGAAGGAAAGGAGGTCTCATTGCAAGACCAGTTATCAACTGAGCCATCGTCCCCATCATCCTCAACTGCTCCATCTCCACGTGGAGACACTACTGTCAGCACCCTAAAACCGGTGCCAGTGGGCCAGGGCTATACCATTGGCTTTGTCAGTTGCAGCTGCTTCAAGCTCTAA
- the LOC111886172 gene encoding serine/threonine-protein kinase D6PKL2 codes for MASKTRAMPPSLDQITTKHVLGDDLEAKLASKLLITQSETAKVPDVSMDQEKKVAEKGSVKNSSVSDKASDGNSSLGKTSGSALVESGKSSMCRGSTSSNVSDESSCSSFSSSINKPHKSNDMRWEAIQVVRARDGALGLTHFRLLKRLGCGDIGSVYLAELTGTKAYFAMKVMDKASLASRKKLLRAQTEREILQSLDHPFLPTLYTHFETDKFSCLVMEFCPGGDLHTLRQRQPGKHFTEQAVKFYVAEVLLAMEYLHMLGIVYRDLKPENVLVREDGHIMLSDFDLSLRCTVSPTLVKSSSMDNEPLRRSTVYCVQPSCIEPSCIQPSCVVPTSCFSPRFFSSKSKKERKNKIKNEIGNQVSPLPELMAEPTSARSMSFVGTHEYLAPEIIKGEGHGSAVDWWTFGIFLYELLFGRTPFKGSGNRATLFNVVGQPLRFPESPVVSFSARDLIRGLLVKEPQHRLAYKRGATEIKQHPFFEGVNWALIRCATPPDVPKPVEFERFSATAPVASTSEKTNVPPVAAPNQKGAGVGAGAGSDNYLEFDFF; via the exons ATGGCCTCAAAAACTCGCGCTATGCCACCATCTTTGGATCAAATCACCACAAAGCATGTACTTGGAGATGATTTGGAAGCTAAACTAGCTTCCAAACTATTGATTACTCAATCAGAAACTGCTAAGGTCCCGGATGTTTCCATGGATCAAGAAAAGAAAGTAGCAGAGAAAGGAAGCGTAAAGAACAGCTCTGTTTCAGATAAAGCAAGTGATGGAAACAGCAGTTTGGGGAAGACAAGCGGGAGTGCTCTTGTGGAGAGTGGGAAGAGTAGTATGTGCAGAGGAAGTACAAGCAGCAATGTGAGTGATGAGAGCAGTTGTAGTAGTTTCAGTAGCAGTATCAACAAGCCACACAAATCAAATGATATGAGGTGGGAAGCCATTCAAGTGGTGCGAGCAAGAGATGGGGCTTTGGGTTTAACTCATTTCAGATTGTTGAAAAGATTAGGATGTGGTGATATTGGGAGTGTTTACTTGGCTGAGTTGACCGGGACTAAAGCGTATTTTGCTATGAAAGTTATGGATAAAGCCTCTTTAGCAAGTCGCAAGAAGCTTCTTCGAGCTCAAACAGAAAGAGAGATTCTGCAATCTTTGGATCATCCGTTTCTTCCTACTCTATACACTCATTTTGAGActgataagttctcatgtttggTTATGGAGTTTTGTCCTGGAGGAGACTTGCATACCCTTAGGCAGAGACAACCTGGGAAACACTTCACCGAGCAAGCTGTCAA aTTTTATGTAGCGGAAGTGCTATTAGCCATGGAATATCTCCACATGCTCGGGATCGTTTACCGAGACCTAAAACCCGAAAACGTCCTTGTGAGAGAAGACGGACACATAATGCTTTCTGATTTTGACCTTTCCCTTCGGTGCACTGTGAGCCCCACTTTAGTAAAATCCTCATCTATGGACAACGAGCCCCTCCGTAGGTCCACCGTATACTGTGTCCAACCATCTTGCATCGAGCCATCTTGTATCCAACCCTCGTGCGTGGTCCCCACCTCTTGCTTCTCCCCTCGTTTCTTCTCAAGCAAAtccaaaaaagaaagaaaaaacaaaatcaaaaatgaaatagGCAACCAAGTTAGCCCATTACCCGAGCTCATGGCGGAGCCCACTAGCGCCCGATCCATGTCATTCGTGGGGACCCACGAGTATTTAGCCCCGGAAATTATTAAAGGCGAAGGCCATGGAAGCGCTGTAGATTGGTGGACATTTGGGATCTTTTTGTATGAGTTGTTGTTTGGTAGAACCCCGTTTAAAGGTTCGGGCAATCGGGCAACTTTGTTTAACGTTGTCGGGCAGCCTCTGAGGTTTCCCGAATCGCCCGTGGTCAGTTTTTCTGCCCGGGATCTCATCCGGGGGTTGCTTGTGAAAGAGCCTCAACATCGTTTGGCGTACAAAAGAGGTGCTACAGAAATCAAACAACACCCGTTCTTTGAAGGTGTTAACTGGGCTTTGATCCGGTGTGCTACACCGCCGGATGTACCAAAGCCGGTTGAGTTTGAACGGTTCTCGGCAACCGCTCCGGTTGCTTCCACAAGTGAAAAGACTAATGTACCCCCGGTGGCTGCTCCTAACCAAAAAGGTGCAGGTGTGGGTGCGGGTGCGGGTTCGGATAATTACTTGGAGTTTGATTTCTTCTAG